One part of the Dyadobacter sp. 676 genome encodes these proteins:
- a CDS encoding sugar phosphate isomerase/epimerase family protein: MNRSSSLSRRDFLAAASAGIALPLIQPLNALAKAEPLFSFSTLACPKWDWATIVRHAAGNGYHGIEIRGVLDCMDLPKCSDFDSPQSIGRSRKMAEDKGLRIVDLGSSAALHMADPAVRAKNLDEARRFIDLAQQLNCPYVRVFPNDLPKDQEVDKTVELISTGLLELGDYAKNTSVTVLLESHGDVTGKDILAAIMGKAEHRHVGLIWDIFNMWSVTKEPPKEVYARLKKYIRHTHIKDGLLKDGKIAYVQVGKGEGPLREAIDALVKDNYKGYYSFEWEKRWHPEIEDPEIVIPAYPRLMRQYF, encoded by the coding sequence ATGAACCGATCATCTTCTCTCAGCCGCAGGGATTTTCTGGCCGCTGCTTCGGCAGGCATCGCGTTACCGTTAATCCAGCCTTTGAATGCGCTGGCAAAAGCCGAGCCGCTATTTTCATTCTCCACACTGGCTTGCCCCAAGTGGGATTGGGCGACGATCGTCAGACACGCGGCCGGTAACGGCTACCATGGGATCGAGATCCGCGGAGTGCTCGATTGCATGGATTTGCCCAAATGCAGCGATTTCGATAGCCCGCAAAGCATTGGCCGGTCACGTAAAATGGCCGAGGACAAGGGGTTAAGGATCGTCGACCTGGGCTCGTCGGCGGCATTGCACATGGCTGATCCGGCGGTGCGGGCAAAAAATCTCGACGAAGCCAGGCGGTTCATCGATCTGGCACAACAGCTGAATTGCCCCTACGTCCGCGTTTTTCCCAACGATTTACCCAAAGACCAGGAGGTGGATAAAACCGTGGAGCTGATCAGCACCGGATTGCTGGAACTGGGCGATTATGCCAAAAATACGTCCGTTACCGTACTGCTCGAATCGCATGGCGATGTGACTGGCAAAGATATTCTCGCGGCGATAATGGGCAAGGCGGAGCACAGACATGTAGGGCTTATCTGGGATATTTTCAATATGTGGTCCGTGACGAAGGAGCCGCCGAAAGAAGTTTATGCCAGATTAAAGAAATATATCCGTCACACCCACATCAAAGACGGCCTGCTGAAAGACGGCAAGATCGCGTACGTGCAGGTGGGCAAGGGCGAGGGACCGTTGCGGGAGGCGATCGATGCCCTTGTAAAGGACAATTACAAGGGCTATTACAGTTTCGAATGGGAGAAAAGGTGGCATCCCGAAATCGAAGATCCTGAAATCGTCATCCCGGCTTATCCACGCCTCATGCGGCAATATTTTTAA
- a CDS encoding glycoside hydrolase family 43 protein produces MKFPGISLLIFLFTTSIMAQRPAPAPVVTYRNPVIAGDFADPSVIRVGDTYFAAGTSSEWGPAYPIYSSKDLVNWKYVGPVFTELPKWTMGSYWAPELFFRNGTFYVYYTARRKSDRQSMIGVATTKDITKGFKDHGVIVEWTKEAIDAFVVEDKGKLFITWKAYGLDKNRGIELLGAELSPDGLKVTGKEFSLLKADPTGWEAGGAEGQAIFKRGDFWYMLYSGNACCGDRCDYQVGLARAEKLQGPWVRYLGNPVLFGDETWKCPGHGTVVVTPDRRYFYLHHAYNGTDFTFAGRQGVLSELVWDETTKWPAFRYGKTPPAQAESPAGAGTSGRDMLSFSVNYDRDTLSLPWVFDAGLPKPKFSLKHTSLEIECENAARTGNFLGHTVKKGNYTFATELVAKDDVFQNIVLYGDAQNAVGYGVGQNRVELWQVKDGVYETLKTQEIPDKYKHIRLELQSRFGRFYTFSWAVKGQKIDSLTSSVQMEAPWLPRWDRAPRVGINVTGPPSGTSEIKAIEMKYD; encoded by the coding sequence ATGAAATTTCCCGGCATATCCCTGCTGATCTTCCTTTTTACCACCAGCATAATGGCGCAGCGGCCTGCCCCGGCCCCGGTTGTCACTTACCGCAATCCGGTCATAGCGGGCGATTTCGCCGATCCGTCGGTGATCCGTGTCGGGGATACCTACTTTGCAGCCGGTACCTCGTCGGAATGGGGACCAGCCTACCCTATTTATAGCTCTAAAGACCTGGTTAACTGGAAGTACGTCGGCCCGGTGTTTACCGAACTACCCAAATGGACCATGGGCAGCTACTGGGCGCCGGAGCTGTTTTTCCGGAACGGGACTTTCTATGTATATTATACGGCACGGAGGAAGTCGGACAGGCAGTCGATGATCGGCGTGGCCACCACCAAAGACATCACCAAAGGGTTCAAGGATCACGGCGTGATCGTCGAGTGGACGAAGGAAGCTATCGACGCATTTGTAGTAGAAGACAAAGGCAAGCTATTCATTACCTGGAAAGCATACGGGCTTGATAAAAACAGGGGCATCGAGCTGCTGGGTGCCGAGCTCTCGCCGGACGGCCTCAAAGTGACGGGGAAAGAATTCAGCCTGCTCAAAGCCGACCCGACAGGCTGGGAAGCGGGCGGGGCCGAGGGCCAGGCTATTTTCAAAAGAGGCGATTTCTGGTATATGCTCTATTCCGGTAATGCTTGCTGCGGCGACCGCTGCGACTACCAGGTCGGGCTTGCGCGGGCTGAAAAACTGCAAGGTCCGTGGGTCAGGTATTTGGGAAACCCGGTGCTTTTCGGGGACGAGACCTGGAAATGTCCCGGACACGGCACCGTAGTGGTAACGCCCGACCGCCGCTATTTTTACCTGCATCATGCCTACAACGGTACCGACTTCACGTTCGCCGGCCGGCAAGGCGTGCTGAGCGAACTGGTATGGGACGAAACTACCAAATGGCCTGCATTTCGATACGGCAAAACACCGCCCGCGCAAGCTGAGTCCCCCGCGGGCGCAGGCACATCCGGGCGGGATATGCTTAGCTTCTCCGTCAATTACGACCGGGATACCCTCAGCCTTCCGTGGGTCTTCGACGCCGGGTTGCCCAAGCCGAAATTTTCCCTGAAACACACTTCCCTGGAAATAGAATGTGAAAATGCGGCCAGAACGGGCAACTTTTTGGGGCATACGGTTAAAAAAGGCAACTACACCTTCGCTACCGAGTTGGTGGCCAAGGACGATGTTTTTCAGAATATCGTCCTCTATGGCGATGCGCAGAATGCGGTCGGATATGGTGTGGGCCAAAACCGTGTCGAACTGTGGCAAGTGAAAGATGGCGTTTACGAAACTCTCAAAACCCAGGAAATTCCCGACAAATACAAGCATATCAGGCTCGAATTGCAGAGCCGCTTCGGCCGGTTCTACACATTCAGCTGGGCCGTAAAAGGCCAGAAAATCGATTCGCTCACCAGCTCCGTGCAAATGGAGGCGCCGTGGCTTCCGCGCTGGGACCGTGCCCCGAGAGTAGGGATTAACGTAACCGGCCCGCCGTCGGGGACTAGCGAAATCAAAGCGATCGAGATGAAATATGATTAA
- a CDS encoding endonuclease/exonuclease/phosphatase family protein: MDYLKTFLEITGCLVVLMSLIPLIRNDYWTFRVFEYPRLQKLVLSVAVAGMYLSLFFSTEVRTLLFSGAFVLNSIYLCYLIYPFTPVARKVILPAEMHLPENRISILSSNVLQDNKNTAGCLNLIRKYDPDIVLLLETDGFWYESTLVLRDSYPYQMTVPLENTYGMLLYSRLVLSETEVRYLVDEEIPSIKTLVTLPSGQKVQLFCVHPTPPVPGENLYSTERDKELLLIAKEVKANRWPCIVVGDLNDVAWSYTTDLFTKISGLLDPRIGRGFYNTFHAGIPVLRFPLDHVFCSTDFKLVGLARLENFSSDHFPILLSLQYEPTAASRQQEPEAEPEDIEVANEKISKEVPE, from the coding sequence ATGGACTATTTGAAGACCTTCCTCGAAATTACCGGCTGCCTCGTGGTGCTGATGTCGCTCATTCCGCTGATTCGTAACGATTACTGGACATTCCGGGTTTTCGAGTATCCCAGGTTACAGAAACTTGTGCTCAGCGTGGCGGTTGCCGGGATGTATCTAAGCCTGTTTTTTTCAACAGAGGTAAGGACGCTACTGTTTTCGGGAGCATTTGTCTTGAACAGCATCTACCTCTGCTACCTGATTTATCCTTTCACGCCTGTCGCGCGGAAGGTGATCCTACCCGCAGAGATGCATTTGCCCGAAAACCGGATATCGATATTGTCTTCCAATGTTTTGCAGGATAACAAGAATACCGCCGGCTGCCTGAACCTGATCCGAAAATACGATCCGGACATTGTGCTGTTGCTCGAAACCGACGGTTTCTGGTATGAAAGCACATTGGTTTTGCGTGACAGTTATCCTTATCAAATGACCGTTCCGCTGGAGAATACCTACGGCATGCTGCTTTATTCGAGGCTGGTGCTTTCGGAAACGGAGGTCCGTTACCTTGTAGATGAGGAAATCCCGTCGATCAAGACCCTGGTAACCTTGCCTTCCGGCCAGAAAGTGCAGTTGTTTTGCGTGCACCCGACGCCGCCCGTGCCGGGAGAAAACCTGTATTCCACGGAGCGCGACAAGGAATTGCTGCTCATTGCAAAGGAGGTGAAGGCAAATCGGTGGCCTTGCATTGTGGTGGGCGATCTGAACGACGTCGCGTGGTCATATACCACGGATCTTTTTACCAAAATCAGCGGCCTGCTCGACCCGCGCATCGGCCGGGGATTTTATAACACCTTTCATGCGGGAATTCCGGTGCTTCGCTTTCCGCTCGACCATGTGTTTTGTTCTACGGATTTCAAGCTCGTTGGACTGGCCCGACTTGAAAATTTCTCCTCGGACCATTTTCCGATCCTTCTTTCATTGCAGTATGAACCCACTGCGGCTTCCAGGCAGCAAGAGCCCGAAGCGGAACCGGAGGATATCGAAGTGGCCAATGAAAAAATCTCTAAAGAAGTACCGGAGTAA
- a CDS encoding glycosyl hydrolase, with translation MKKLVLLAWVLPALAFGQNTTLQQGFQTPPDAAKPRVWWHWMNGNITREGITKDLEWMKRAGIGGFQNFDASLFTPNVTPKKLVFMTPEWKDAFKHTTDLAVKLGLEMAIAGSPGWSVTGGPWVPAADAMKKYVWTETRVTGGQAFKGKLPQPRPVAGKFQDVPLPAEGGITGPTGEVPDYFADAAVIAYKLPAADKLMTSLNPKVTSSGGTFSVAELTDGDLGKSSLLPPMEVGQDMWIQYEFDSPQTFKALTIVGASSGGALAEFNGAPNNRTLKVSDDGVNFRDVAPIKGSTVPQNTLAFAPVTARFYRIAFKTLPPPFNPFAAMFGGNAQPAKPEGVQVAEIVLHNTDRMDQFEEKAGFSPWRENAASFVPNHADAIPLTDVVDLTARMHTDGSLDWTPPAGNWVIVRLGYSLTGRKNHPASPEATGLEVDKLDKEAVNRYINTYLDMYKDATGGQMGTKGLQYMVLDSYEAGHMTWTKAMPDEFKKRRGYDITPWIPVLTGRVVKSADESDRFLWDFRKTIGELIVENHYEVIGDALKARGMKRYTESHEGGRIYLADGMDVKRKADIPMAAMWTPGSLAGGTDEEVRSEADIRESASVAHIYGQNIVAAESMTSVGNAFMWYPEKLKRTADLEMASGLNRFVVHTSVHQPLDDKKPGFSLGPFGQYFTRQETWAEQAKAWTGYLSRSCFMLQQGKPVVDVLYYYGENSNITQISTQKLPAIPAGYAFDFANASVVKNMLKVEKGLIVTPAGQQYRLLVLDSTARTMTIPVLQKIGELVAAGMKVAGVKPERSPSLSDDAAAFDVLVNKIWRSPNVSTQPLETVLAGIVPKDVAITGEKARILYVHRRTADADIYWLDSRSNDSNEAEISFRVTGKVPTLWNPETGKTSKVSYRIADGRTTIPLKFDSWQAYFIVFSGKAATNTHQEPALKESEVAGVTGAWTVRFPPGLGAPAQTQLNALAPLSENADPGVKYFSGTATYENTLTVPSIDKNARYWLDLGDVKNLAEVIVNGKNSGIVWKKPFRIDVTDALKQGTNTIQLKVTNTWVNRLIGDAQPGVTNKITYTTMPFYKADSPLQPSGLLGPVKLAAVVTAR, from the coding sequence ATGAAAAAACTCGTGCTCCTCGCCTGGGTGCTTCCCGCGCTCGCATTCGGGCAAAACACCACCTTGCAACAAGGGTTCCAAACCCCGCCCGACGCCGCCAAACCACGCGTATGGTGGCATTGGATGAACGGGAATATTACCAGAGAAGGCATCACCAAAGACCTCGAATGGATGAAGCGGGCCGGCATCGGCGGGTTCCAGAATTTCGATGCCAGTCTTTTTACGCCCAATGTGACCCCTAAAAAGCTGGTGTTCATGACGCCGGAATGGAAGGACGCGTTCAAACATACCACCGATCTGGCGGTGAAACTCGGGCTGGAAATGGCGATCGCCGGTTCGCCGGGATGGAGCGTGACGGGCGGGCCCTGGGTACCGGCCGCCGATGCTATGAAAAAATATGTGTGGACGGAAACCCGCGTAACGGGCGGACAGGCATTCAAGGGAAAGCTGCCTCAGCCCAGGCCTGTCGCCGGCAAATTTCAGGACGTGCCGCTCCCGGCGGAAGGTGGCATTACCGGTCCTACCGGCGAAGTGCCCGACTATTTCGCCGATGCCGCGGTGATCGCCTACAAATTACCGGCGGCCGACAAGCTGATGACTTCGCTGAACCCAAAAGTGACGTCGAGCGGCGGTACCTTTTCGGTAGCCGAGCTTACCGATGGCGATTTGGGTAAATCGAGCCTGCTTCCGCCTATGGAAGTAGGCCAGGATATGTGGATACAATATGAATTTGACAGCCCGCAGACCTTCAAAGCCCTGACCATCGTGGGCGCGAGTTCCGGCGGTGCATTGGCCGAGTTCAATGGCGCCCCGAACAACCGGACGCTGAAAGTGAGCGACGACGGCGTTAATTTCCGGGACGTGGCGCCTATCAAAGGTAGTACCGTACCGCAAAACACTCTTGCATTCGCCCCGGTTACCGCCAGGTTCTACCGCATCGCATTCAAGACGCTGCCGCCGCCTTTCAACCCTTTTGCGGCGATGTTTGGCGGTAATGCGCAACCCGCCAAACCCGAGGGAGTCCAGGTCGCCGAAATCGTCCTCCATAACACCGACCGCATGGACCAGTTCGAGGAAAAGGCCGGTTTTAGTCCGTGGAGGGAAAACGCCGCCTCTTTTGTACCAAACCATGCGGACGCGATCCCGCTTACCGACGTGGTGGACCTCACCGCCAGAATGCATACCGACGGCAGCCTCGACTGGACACCGCCCGCCGGTAACTGGGTGATCGTGCGCCTGGGCTATTCGCTGACAGGCCGCAAGAACCACCCGGCATCACCCGAAGCGACCGGCCTTGAAGTGGACAAGCTGGATAAGGAGGCTGTTAACAGGTATATCAACACCTATCTGGATATGTACAAAGACGCAACCGGCGGTCAGATGGGTACGAAAGGCCTGCAATACATGGTGCTCGACAGCTACGAGGCAGGTCACATGACCTGGACCAAAGCGATGCCTGACGAGTTCAAAAAGCGCCGCGGCTACGACATTACGCCCTGGATACCGGTGCTGACCGGCAGGGTCGTGAAAAGCGCCGACGAAAGCGACCGGTTCCTCTGGGATTTCCGCAAAACGATCGGCGAGCTGATTGTCGAAAACCACTATGAGGTGATTGGCGATGCGTTGAAAGCGCGGGGTATGAAGCGCTACACCGAGTCGCACGAGGGCGGGCGCATTTACCTGGCCGATGGCATGGATGTAAAACGCAAGGCCGACATTCCGATGGCGGCCATGTGGACACCCGGCAGCTTGGCGGGAGGCACGGACGAGGAAGTCCGCAGCGAAGCAGACATCCGGGAATCGGCCTCGGTAGCGCACATTTACGGGCAGAATATCGTGGCCGCCGAATCGATGACCTCCGTAGGCAATGCTTTCATGTGGTATCCCGAAAAACTGAAACGCACCGCCGACCTTGAAATGGCGTCGGGCTTGAACCGATTCGTAGTGCACACCTCGGTACACCAGCCGCTGGACGATAAGAAACCGGGCTTTTCGCTGGGGCCATTCGGCCAGTATTTCACCCGCCAGGAAACCTGGGCCGAGCAGGCAAAGGCATGGACGGGTTATCTGAGCAGAAGCTGTTTTATGTTGCAACAGGGCAAGCCTGTGGTGGATGTGCTCTATTATTATGGTGAAAACTCCAATATCACGCAGATTTCGACCCAGAAATTACCGGCGATTCCTGCTGGCTATGCATTCGATTTTGCCAATGCGAGTGTCGTTAAAAATATGCTGAAAGTAGAAAAAGGGCTGATCGTGACGCCGGCCGGCCAGCAATACCGGTTGCTGGTACTCGATTCCACGGCCCGGACGATGACTATACCGGTCCTTCAAAAGATCGGGGAACTGGTGGCGGCCGGCATGAAAGTGGCCGGTGTAAAGCCCGAGCGCTCCCCAAGCCTGAGCGACGATGCTGCCGCATTTGATGTGTTGGTAAATAAAATATGGAGAAGTCCCAATGTATCTACACAACCTCTGGAAACCGTTCTGGCCGGCATTGTTCCCAAAGACGTGGCGATCACCGGTGAAAAGGCCAGGATACTCTATGTGCACCGCCGCACCGCCGATGCCGACATTTACTGGCTCGACAGCCGCAGCAACGACTCCAATGAGGCGGAGATCAGTTTCAGGGTAACCGGCAAAGTCCCGACGCTCTGGAACCCTGAAACAGGTAAAACCAGCAAAGTTTCCTACCGCATCGCCGACGGGCGCACCACCATTCCGCTCAAATTCGACTCCTGGCAGGCCTATTTCATTGTATTCAGCGGAAAAGCGGCCACCAATACCCACCAGGAGCCGGCCTTGAAAGAATCGGAAGTTGCCGGCGTCACCGGTGCGTGGACGGTGCGCTTTCCGCCGGGGCTCGGCGCTCCTGCGCAAACGCAGCTGAATGCATTGGCTCCGCTTTCCGAAAACGCCGATCCGGGCGTCAAGTACTTTTCAGGCACCGCTACCTATGAAAACACATTGACCGTCCCTTCGATTGACAAAAATGCCCGGTACTGGCTCGACCTGGGAGATGTAAAAAATCTGGCCGAGGTAATAGTTAATGGTAAAAATTCGGGTATTGTCTGGAAAAAGCCCTTCCGGATCGATGTCACGGATGCATTGAAGCAAGGGACCAACACCATACAGTTGAAGGTGACCAATACCTGGGTAAACCGCCTTATCGGCGACGCCCAGCCCGGCGTGACGAACAAAATTACGTACACCACGATGCCGTTCTATAAAGCGGATTCACCCTTGCAGCCGAGCGGCTTGCTCGGACCGGTGAAACTGGCTGCGGTAGTGACTGCCCGATAA